CGTACCGGAACCCGATTGCTTCAAAGGTCAGCACCCGCGTCGACCAGCCCGCGGTAGATCAGCTCGGCTGCGGCCTGGGCGCTGTAGCGATCCGTGTCGACGGTCAGCAGCGGTTCGGGCAACGCGGGAAAATCGAAGCCACCGGCGCGCTCAATCTCCGCGTACAGCTTCGGGTCCGTCAACTTGCCAAACTCGTGCCGGCTGGCGTTGTCCAGGCGCCCTAGGAGCGAATCACGACTGACCGTCAGCGCCACAAAATGCACGTGGCCTGCGGGACCGTGCGGATCGGTGACCGCCGCAGTCAGCTGATCGATGAGCGCCGGGTCGACGCTGGCCTCTGGATGGAAGGTAAAGATGAATGATCGGCGGTGCCGGGCGGCTGCCTCAAAACAGCTTCGCCACAGCGCCGCCCGCAGCTCCTGAAATCCCGGCGTACCGAATTCGAATAACGTGCTGGCCGCATCGACGGCAAGATGGTTGTGCAGCAGCGGCAGACCGGTGAGTTCACTCAGCGCCCGACCGATGGTGTATTTGCCGGCCGCCGCCGGGCCGTGGATGAATACCAGATCCATTGAACTCACTCAGTCTCTACCGGGTAAGGACCCTCATCGAACGACTGGTCGTGATAGCCCTTACTGCCCACAGTCCGCGCCAGCTCGCTCCGAGGATCGCGCCCTTCGGCCAGCGCCTTGAGCACCGTTTCAAAACTGTATTTGGGTCGCCAGCCCAGGATCGAGCGAGCCCGCTCGTTGACGTAAACCCGATCGAGCGTCGGAAACATCTTCCAACCCAGCTCCTGATAAATCGCCTCAAACGCAGGAATCCGCCGCTTCAGAACCGCCGGCGCGTCCCGGCGCAGCAGTTCCAGGTCTTCCTTGAGGAACGGCGTGGTTGCGCTGATGATCAGACGCTCGAAGTCCAGCTCAGGCGCCTTCTCCGCCGCGAGCAGGTGAGCGTCAACGATATCCGCGATATCGACTCGGCGGTGCAGGTACTCATTCGCCTTGGCGTTGGCGTCCTCATAGGATTCCCGGATTTCCCGGCTGTCGTCTTCCTCGGGGAAAAACCGCGAGGTGCGCAGCGCCAGACACGGCAAGCCGAAGCGACGCTGGAATAGATGGCAGAGGTCCTCCGCAGCGGTTTTGGTGGCGCCATAGATATTTTTGGGCACCGAGGGCATCTGCTCGGTGATCCAGGCCGCAGGCTCGCCGGCCGGAGGCTTCAGATTGCCCCCAAACGCGCTGGTGGTGCTGGTAAAAATGAAGGCATTGACGCCAGCACGCAGGGCCGCCTCCAGCAGCGTCAGCGTGCCGGAGATATTGGTATCTACAAACTGCTGGCGGCTGTGGGTGGCCACATGCGGCTTGTGCAGGGTGGCGGTGTGATACACCACCGACACGTCGCGCATACACTCGGCCACCAGCTCGGGATCGTCGACCGAACCCTCGTGTGAGGTAGTGTATGAAGGGGTCAGATCCAAGCCGACAATGCGGCATTCCCCGGTCAGTCGGCGGACCAGTGCGTCGCCCAGATGGCCGCTGCTGCCGGTGACCAGGACACCGCTCATTGCGCCGCGCTGGTGACCCCGAGTGATACCTCAGCAAAGCGGCCCAATCGACCCTGCCGGTTCGCGCGAAGCTGACCCAGACGCTGCCAGCCAGCGATCGCGTCCTGCTCGCCGCGACGATGGGTGTCGTCGAGCAGGATGACGCAATCTTTAGCGAGCTGGTCCTGCATGACGGGCACCAGGCCGTAGCGCCCTCCAGAGGTGGAACTTGGCGGGCCATCACAGACCACTAGACGAAACGGATCAACGATCTGGGCAGGTGCCTGATACCACTGAAAGTTGTCATAGTCGGTGAGCGGTGCATACCGCATCTGAACATGCTCGAACCGCAGAGCCTCGAGAATCCGACACAGGTAGTCGTACCAGTCGCGGTTGTGTTCCAGCACGCGTATCGGCGTTTGTCGGTGGCGCGTCAGGGCCCCCATCAGCAGGGTTGTGGCTCCGGAGCCACACTCCAAGATAGGGCCTGGGTTACGGCCGACGTGGCCGGCGACAAAGTTCAGGTAAGAAAAGCCCGCGGCGTAACCCAGGTTGCCCCAGGCGAGCGCCAAGCGGACCACGTCACCGCGCGCCGGCAGCTGACCCCGCTGGGCACCGCGGGTCAGCCTGCGACACGCCGCGGCGAGCGCGCGCGATTTCAGTGGGAATGTGGCCGCACGAAACTGTTTCATCACCATGGAAGGTCCCCTCCTGGTTGAGTCTTGTGAAGTTGTCGTTTTCATATAGCCGCAACATTGATCGGCTATGCTTCGCCCCGCATCAGATGGCAGTCTGATGCAGATGGACAATTCAGTTTGACCCTCCCCGCTTGCCCGGCGCTCTCGCCGGGCATTTTTTTTGCGGGATTACAGCTTCGCGCGTTGTCTTATTCCCACCGACCCCGGAATGTCAGGCCCCACACTCGAGGCTCGTTGACGAAGCCGGTGTTGTTATTGAAGTCGATACCACCAATCAGGTTTTCTTCGTCGGTGACGTTACGACCGAACAACGAGAAACGATACTGATCGTTGTTCATCGAGTAGCCAACTTCCAGACCCAGCTCGGAGTTACCGCTGTGGTTAAACTCGCGGCTCTCGTAGATAAAGATCTCCGTGCGTCCGGTCCGAACGTAGTCGAGGCCAAAAAACACTTCGTTACCGTTGCTCAGCGGATAAACGTAGTCCGCCGTCACGTTGAACGTCGAGCGCGGCGCGTTGGGGAACGGGTTGC
Above is a genomic segment from Pseudomonadota bacterium containing:
- a CDS encoding NAD(P)-dependent oxidoreductase, translated to MSGVLVTGSSGHLGDALVRRLTGECRIVGLDLTPSYTTSHEGSVDDPELVAECMRDVSVVYHTATLHKPHVATHSRQQFVDTNISGTLTLLEAALRAGVNAFIFTSTTSAFGGNLKPPAGEPAAWITEQMPSVPKNIYGATKTAAEDLCHLFQRRFGLPCLALRTSRFFPEEDDSREIRESYEDANAKANEYLHRRVDIADIVDAHLLAAEKAPELDFERLIISATTPFLKEDLELLRRDAPAVLKRRIPAFEAIYQELGWKMFPTLDRVYVNERARSILGWRPKYSFETVLKALAEGRDPRSELARTVGSKGYHDQSFDEGPYPVETE
- a CDS encoding shikimate kinase, with the protein product MSSMDLVFIHGPAAAGKYTIGRALSELTGLPLLHNHLAVDAASTLFEFGTPGFQELRAALWRSCFEAAARHRRSFIFTFHPEASVDPALIDQLTAAVTDPHGPAGHVHFVALTVSRDSLLGRLDNASRHEFGKLTDPKLYAEIERAGGFDFPALPEPLLTVDTDRYSAQAAAELIYRGLVDAGADL